The window TTCGCGTAGACGATGTTCGCCATGCCCTCGGGGTTGCGCACGAAGGCGCTGTCCGGGTAGGCCCGCAGGGCACTGAAGATGCGCCGGGCGCGGGCCGCGTCGGTGTAGTAGAGGTTCTCGCGGCAGGGCGTGAGGTTCGATTCGATGGCGAGGTTGGCGAGCCACGCGGCCACGCTCTCGGGGTCGGTGATGCCAAAGCGAACCGCCGCCTTGCTCAGGGCATCGGCGGCGGCTTGCGGGTTCGGGTGGCGGGGACTCAGCTTGCGGATCAGGTCCGGGGTGATCATGGTCTCTCCTTGAGGTTGATGTCCGCCGCGACGGCGACGCTGAACAGCGGGTGATGCCGGACCTTCGCGTCCAGTTCATCCCCGGGTTGCAGGACCGTCCAGAAGCGCGTGGGCGTCACCTTGCGCCCCGCGATCTTGTACGTGGTGCTGAACACGCCCACCACCGGCCGGGACTGCCCGGCGGCGCGGAACTCCCGTTCCACCCGGTCGACGCTCGTCACCCGGTAGTGCAGGCCCGTGACGGGCGGCGCGGCACTCAGCAGAACCAACGCCAGGAGCAGCAGGGCCCTCACTTGATTTCCTTGCCGGTCACGGCACGTTTGAGGATGTAGTGCATGCGCCAGGCGGCCATGTCCAGCAACGTGACGGCCGCCAGGAATCCGAACACGCCGTTCCCGACAAGCAGGCGGTGCGGACTGCTGGTGCGTTCCACCTCGAAGAACGCGGCTGCCATGAAGTACAGGGCCACGCCGAGCAGCGCGGCCGCCCGGAGCCACGCCAGCACCTGGAATCGGCGGCACGTCGCCCGGTCCCAGGTGCCTTCCAGTTCGTTGCCGTGCACGGCGTTTCACAAGGCGATGAGGAACGCCACGCCGTTCAGGCCGCCGGAGAAGATCCGCACGGTGAACAGCAGGTCCGGCCCGGCGGCAGCGTCCAGCCACCAGGCTTTCGCGGTGAGCAGCAACTCAGGCATGGGGGTCCTCCTGGGCTGGGGTCGGCGCGCCAGGCAGGTCAGGGGTGGAATCCGGGGTGACGGGCACCGGCATTTCCGGCGCGGGACTGGCGGGCGCGGGCGTGCCCCCCTGCCCCTGAATGGCGTCCCGCATCTGGGGGAGCATGGTGCCGAAGTCGTCGCTGTCCACGCCGAGCTTCTTCGCGGCCCACCGGACGAACAGCAGCGGCACGATCACGGCGGGCGCGACGCCGCTCATCGCGCCGAGTGCCCCGGCGGCCGTGGGCGAGAGGTGCGCGACCTCGCTGAGAAAGAGGCTCACGCCGCCGCCCGTGATGCCGCTGACGACCATGGCCCCGACGAGTTGCCGGGTGGGGAGTTTCAGGCCCATCGCGTAGATCAGCGCGGCCTGCATGACGAACGCGAGGCCGCCCGGAACGACGGCCTCCACGACACTGGGGGGTAATTTATCCACTGAGCCTCCCGGGTCCCGCCATGAATGGGTGCGGCCAGCCTGGGCGGGGTGCAGGCTGGCCGGGGAATGAGAAACCTTCGCGCATGTCGGGGGCTGGAGGTGGAGCCCGTGGGTGACCGTTCAAAGTGACCTCCAGGAATTGAAAAGCCCCCAGCGTCTGCCGGGGGCTTCGTGCTCTGTGCAAGCGCCAAACTTTACTCTTCCAACGCCCGCACCAGCCGGGCCGGTACACCCGCCACTAAAGAGTTCGGTGGGACATCCTTCGTGACGACACTGCCTGCGGCAACAATGGAACCAGGCCCCAGAGTCACACCTGGCATCACTAACGAACCGGCGCCCAGCCAACTCCCTCTCCCGATCGTCACGCCCTTAGAAAATCCTGGACCAGCTCGCCGGGTCGCGCCTCCCACCTCATGACTGCCTGTGATGATCATCACGCGCGGCGCGATGTCGACATTGTCCTCAATGACCACGGGCGCTCCTGGATTCCCGCCGATGAACACACCGCCACCAATCCAAATATCTTCGCCCAGCACAACATGGGCCGTATCGAAATGAGCACCGCTATGAATCCTGGTGCCGCCACCAACTTGCACTCCTGCCCACCGGAGCAACTGACGCTTCTGCTCGAACATCCTGGTTGCAGGTAACTGCGCGATCAAGCGTTGCGCGGCCAGGAACTTTACGCGAGACATAGGCCGATCATACTCGTCTCAGTTCTGCCTGCCGGACGCGCAGGTGCCGGAGCGTCAGCCAGGCCATAGGCAGTAACGCCAACGTCACGTAAACGATACTCGCCACGGGGAAGTAACCCGACAACCCCAGGTACTTCAGCGCCATGTACTTCGCGATGAGTCCAGCGGTCGAAGCGATGATCTGCACCCACATCTGGGATCGCAGCAGGTCCATTGCGCTCATGTAATTGTTAAAGACCAGGATGACGGTCGAAGCGAGCGTTTGCACAGCGATCCATACCAGATCCACTTGATTGACGATCAGCTTTCCCTGTCCCAAGTAACCGTAGATCGGCCCTGCCAGCACAACAATCAAAGTGCTGAGGAGCAGCAGGATGCCGACGCTACCAAACGTGATTCTGCCCAGCAGGCGTTTCAACTGCCCAATTTCGTTCGCGATATTCAACCGGTAAAAGACAGGCCAAAGCGCCGTGGAGAACAAAGTGACCGCTAAGGGAAGTGCCTCGAAGGGTCGCCGAGCAACGGTCAGGTATGTCACGTCCTGTGCGCCCAAGAGGCCGTTCACGATGAATGGATCGACCGCAGTTCCTATCAGGAATGTTAATTGGAAAGCCACGTAGTACTTGCCTGCGCTGAACACGCGCCTGTTGTCCTGAAGGATGCGCCGCAGAGGCCATGAAGGCTCGGTCTGTGGACCCAAATCATTTCGTATGTACCGCCGAGCATTCACCATCGCCATGACTACGTTTGGCAGCAGGGCGGCCACGATCAACGTAAACAGGTTGGGAACGAGCCACAGGACGATAAGGGAGGACACAAAACTAATGACCTTTCCGGCCCCTTCCCACTGAACGTATTCGTGCCCACGCTCCTGTGCCAGTTGCACCCGCCCCCACAGGGACGGAGAGATGCCCATCACGAAAATGCCCAGGGCCAGCATCAAGGCGGCGTACATCCGCTCAGGTTCAACCCCTGGAGTCGTACCCGGTCCGAAAGCGTACCAGCCTATTCCTAGCGCGCCGAGGCACAGCCACACCAGAGCAATCAGTCTGAGCACTCTGGCCAGGCCAAGCAGTCGCTCACGCTCCGACATGAGATTGCCCTTCTCATGCTGTACACGGCCCATCTCGTTCACGACTCCATAGGTGATCCCGAAGTCTGGGGAGGACACCAGGTTGGGAATGAGGGTCGCCAATGCCCATAATCCGTACTCCAGCACGCCCAGCTTCTGAATGGCGAGAGGAGTGATCACCAACGTGCTCAGGATGGCAACGGACCTGGGCAGAAGGTTGGTCAGGCCGTACTTCACGACACTGCTGCCCCGCAGGACCTGAAGTTTTGCTGGAAGGATCGGCATAAGTCCTATCGCAGCCTCAAGTACACATGTCGACGAGAGCCGATAGAGACCTCATGGCTATTTACTTTGGGAAACAAATTCTCTCTCGAAAGCCATAACTAGTCGCCTGAGCGCCTCGACATGATCCTCGTCGGAAATGTGGTTGGGGGGACCGTTAGGGGTAGGCGAAACGTCGATCAAGTAGATCTTCCCCTCGTCGTAATCACGAAGAACGTCCAACTCGCCGAAATCCAGACCATGCGCTTGGCAGAAGTCCACAATCATAGTGAGTTCTTCTTCGGTAAAGACCGACAAAGGCTCGAGTAGCTCGGTGCTGCTGTTCACGGCGCTGAAGCGCATGTGCATGGGCCGCAATTTCCGATAGACGAAGGGAATGGTATTCCCCACCACGGGAACGCGCAAATCCTCCGCCATTCCAGGCAGAGGCTCATTCTTCACGACCCGTTGATACACATATGCCGGATCCATGTCGGCAAGGGGACCCTGAAGAACGACGCCATCATGGGCGGCATTCCCATTGGACTTGCGCACCATCTTCCCCGTATAGGTCGTCGGATCAACTTCAAGAGAGTACCCAAACAGTTCCTGGTGAACCCGTCCAGTATGCGTCTTTGTGATGTTCGTGCAGTTGATGTTCAGGACGCGTCCACGCTCAGCCATGTTCCTAAGACTCTCGTCAATTTGGACATCAGAGCCGTAATTCCAGTGGATCATGAGATCTGCCGTCTGCTTGGGATTCCGCAGCACCTTATACCCCAGCAAATGCCGGACTTTAAACATGGCATTCCCATGGTTGGGGGCCTGCGGGTAGAACAAGATGCTGCGGCGACTTCCACCGTTGCGCAGGAAGTTTCTGTAAAAGATTTTCTTGTACCTCGGTGCCGTCTTCAGGTAGAGCATAAAGAGGTAGGCGGGCAGGAGTACCCGCTTGATAGGTTTAGGAATCATCATTCACCAAGTGTAATCGGCCAGACCAACAACCGCTGAACGAAACTTGTGGTACAAGGCGTTCATGCGGCGAATCGTTCTCTGGCAACCCGTTCACAGCCCACATCAGTTCGCGCTGATCAACGCACTATCTCGGCATGAGGGGCAGTATGACGTCGTTCTGGTGGTCAGTCGAGAAGTGGGCGAGATGCGTGCCGGTTTGAACTGGGGCACAGAGAAATATGAGCACGTCCAGGTGCATCAAGCGCCCAGCCCTGCCGAGATTGATCTTCTGGTCAAGCATCACCCCACCGAAAGCGTTCATATTTTCTCTGGCCTGGAAGCAGATGCCATTGGGAAGGCGGCTTTGAACGCCTGCATCCGCCACGGCGCAAAAGTGGCCATCATGGCGGAATCCCCCACGCATCAGGGACCCACTCTGAAGGGGCTGGCCACGCGCGTAAAGTACGCACGCTTGGCTGTGCGGTACAGGCGCTTCATCTCTCATTTGTTCACCATTGGCGCAGCAACGCCACGCTTCTACGAATCGGTCGGATTCAAGGGAGTACGGATGGTGCCTTTCGGTTATTACATAGATCACCCCAGGCGCACCCCAGCCCCACGCGAGGGCAACACCGTCCGGCTGTTGTTCGTGGGCAGGGCCTCACCAGCGAAGGGCGGAGAACTTCTCCTGAACGCACTGGCGCAGGTGAGCGGTGACTGGCACTTGACTCTCGTGACCCAAGGCCCAGAGCGGCCCACCTGGGAGACGCAGGTGAGCCGCCTCGGGTTGAGTGACAGGGTTCAATTCACCGACTTCGAGGCTAACGAACAGGTGCAGCAACGTATGGCAAACAGCGACCTCCTCATCCTCCCGAATACGGGCAAGGAAGGTTGGGGCGCAGTGGTCAACGAGGCGCTGCTTCAGGGCACGCCGGTCCTCTGCACTACGTGGACTGGCGCGCAGGATTTGGTGCGTGCAGCACCCGGAGGCGGCAAGGTGGTCAAACCGCAGCTCGAAGACTTGAAGCTCGGGCTTCAGGCCTTTGTGGATCAAGGCCCTAGAACTTCCGAGATGCGAGCAACGACTTCAAGTTGGGCCCAGGAGACTATCTCTGGGGCCGCTGCCGCAGACCTTATGGTGAAGTCGCTCCTCACGTGATGGAAAGGCGTGATGACAGGAAGAAAGTAGCCAGCATAGCCCGTGGATGGGGGAACTGGATGGCGGGCGTTGGGCTTCTGTCCCTGGTGGGCGGAGGTATCGCGCAGATGTTCGTGCCTCCCACCATCTCTCCTCTTGCGCTTATGGCCTCGTCATGTACGGACACTCCTCACTGGAAGCCAGTTTGGTCAAGTGGTGAAGGTGCGCTGCGCCCCGTAGGAACCGGTTGGTTCATGGCCGGGAGATCCGTCCTTGAAGCGACTGTGTGCAGTGCTGGCACACTGACGCTCACAGTCGACCAGGAAGGCTTAGGAGCACCCAATGTGAGCGTCATGTTGGATGGGACGCTTCTCGCTGACCTGCCTGTAACGCGCCCCGACACATTCAAAGTGAACGTGCCCCATGCTGGACACCTCCAGGTGGGGTACTTCAACGACTACTACGAGTCGGAGGCGCGGCTCATCGAATTCCGCAATATGCGGTTGAATCGCCGCGAATGTCAGTTCATTACGGATGTCACCATCCCCAGCGAGAAAGGTGGTGGGTGGGCCCCTGCACCGCGCATCGGGACACTTTTCAGTGATCTCCCCGGCACCGTCCGGCCCTGCGGCCCTGGCCGACTGACATTCACTGTGCGCGGCCAGATCGCGCAAGGTAAGAAGCCGATCCTAAGGGTCACCCAGAAAGGTGCCGTGCTGCTTAACCAGCAGATTGCTGCCGCACCCTCCACCATAGAACTTGAAGTTTCTGGCGAACCGCTCCAGATGCAGCTTCTCAACCCATACGCGCGGGAGATCGCAGACCGTAACCTTCACCTCCGCAATCTTTCGTGGGTATCTGCCCGGTAAAGCTCTTACAATTTTCAAATGACTGTTGCTGCGCCTCTGCCTTTGCCCAGTGTGCGGGTATCGTTCGTTGGGCTGTGTGCACCTCTGGCCTTCGTTGCAGCACTCGTTCCAGGCGGGATCTTCATTTCCGTCCTCCTCCTGCTGTACCTGGCTTTCCACGGCCGCGCCTTGGACGCCCTGGCCACGCTTGTCTTGCTGACGCTGTCCAATCCCATCATGTTCACCATGACCGGTCTTGACCTGCTCCGGTACGTTGTGCTGCTGACCAGTCTCGGTCTGCTGTGGCCCGGCTGGAAAATCACTGACCTCAATGTCGCGTGGAGTATATCGCTTCTGGCGGCTCTGATCGTTTTTAACAGCCTGGTCGTTTCTCCAATCCCCAGCATTTCGCTCTTTAAGGGCGGCCTTCTCATCTTCACCCTCTGGACGCTTTTCAATACCCGCAAAGGCGACTGGGATGGTTTCGCCCTCCGTATCGACCGGGCCATTCCCTGGTATCTCCTCCTGTCGCTGCCCACCCTGTTCATTCCCTCCATCGGCTTTGCACGCAATGGCACCGGCTTTCAGGGGCTGACCAATCAACCGCAAGCGTTCGGGGTAATTTCCGCCCTTCTGGCTTCCTGGCTGATCTATCGTCTCTGGAATGTCAAGGCAGGCCTGCCTCTTCCCATCGGCCTGATATGCGCTGGCGTGCTGCTGACAAGCATCATTCTGTCCGAGGCGCGCACAGCCCTTCTCGGCCTTACAGCCGCCTTTCTTTTCACCTGGCTGATTCAGATGCTTCGCAGTGCCAGGCATCTGGGCCTCAAAATCCTGTCCTCCTTCCTCCTAATCGGCGCAGGAGTTGCTGCCACTCAAACTGCCACCTTTGCCTACTTTTTATCCAAAGGAACGGATGCTTCAGCACCCCTTGAAGCAGCCAGCGATTCGAGAGGCTTCCTGGTCGAGAGGAGCCTGAGCAACTTCCAGCGTGAACCTCTCCTCGGCATTGGTTTCGGCATTCCTTCAGATGTTGAAACAGCCCAGGTAACTTATGCGCCAGTCGTTGACATCCCCATCAGCGTCGCTCTGGAGAAAGGCGTGTGGGTCAGTGCCACGCTAGAGGAACAGGGAGTCATAGGCATGGGGGCCATCATCATCCTGTGCCTCACGCTGGTGGTGTATGCCATCAAGACTGGTCGCTATATGGGTATTCCCCTGCTTGCCTTCCTGCTCGCCAGCAACCTGGGAGAAATGACCATGTACAGCATGGGCGGCCTGGGCCTGCTTCTGTGGCTTGCCGTGTTCGCGGCGTTCAGGATCGAAGACCAAAGCCTGCCACGCAGTCAGTAATTCCGCCCGGCTTTCTGCTGGGCGGTGGATTGAAACGGTACATGGAGTCTCCCGAAGGCTGGTTGCGGGCAGACGTGGCAGATGCGCGGAATGACGAGCCCCCGCACGGGGCGGGGGCGGAATGGGGGGCCGATACTGTGTGGCGTCAGGCTTCCCGCGTCAGGTCCTCAACTCCGACCTCTACGACCTCCAGGAAACTCACCTCAATCGTGGCTGGCGCGGTGATGCACTCCAGGAAAACGAACGGGCGCAGCCAGCCCGCCCCGGCAGGGATCGTGAAATCCCACTCCAGCAGGCCATTCTCGAACGCCGCCGCTCCGGTCAACGTCCGGGTGCCGTAGGTCGTGACGACCGGCGTGTTCTGGTCGGGTCCGTAGGTGTACGCGCCCAGTTTCAGCCCGCCCCCTGCCCAGGTCGTCGCAATCGCCGCGCCGCCCGCCGTGCGGTAGCGCACGCCCAGGCGGTAGGTGCGCCCCGGCTCCACCGCGATCAGCCGTCCGTTGACCGGGCGGAGCGTGCCCATCATCCCGTGCGTGACATTGGCAATCGTGATTTTCGCGTGGCTGATGCCGCCGTAACTGGTGTTGTCGTCCACGATGCTCAGGGCGTAGTTGCTGGCCGTCGCGCCGCCGCTGTAGGCCATCTCCCAGCCCGTCTCGAAATTATGCTCCAGCACGCCATACGCGAGGTTGTAGCTCCGCACCACGCTCGCCAGGGACCGCACGGGCAACCCGATCAGCCGCGCGAATTGCAGCGTGCGGAGCAGTCCGGGGCGTTTATCAATGCCGTCGGCAACGTCCGTCCGGGCGTGCCAGTACGCGCTGATCCCGTACCCGCCGCGCACGGCGTCCAGCATCTGCGCCTCCCGGAGTCGGGTCAGCGGCCCGCCCGCCGCGCCTTCCTTGAACAGGGTGTCCAGCGGAATGCCGGGCGGCTCGAACTTCCGGCGGTTGCCCTCGTGCAGGATGTTGGCTTTCGAGATGCTGAAACTGTTGATGCTGGTGCGCCCGTACTGGAAAAACCGACGGGTGGCGCGGGTGACTGCCGCGTCACGCTCACCGAACGGGTAGGCGTGACCGAACGGATACCGCACTCCGGCAGCACGCATGGCGCGGTAATTGTCGCGGGCATCCTGAACATGCTGGGCGTAGGTGTACCCGCCCGTCACGCGGTACAGGTGGTCCACGGTGTGACCGCCGATCTCCACGCCGAGTTTTTCCAACTCCGGCCATTTCGTGGCGGGCATGTAACTGGGGTTGGGGTTGGTGGGGTGGTCGGCCCTGCGCCCACTGCTGACGTAGATGGTGCAGGTGCCGCCGTACTCGGCGACCAGGGCCGCGTCCTCCTCCTGGCTCAGGTACCCGTCGTCCATTTGCAGGCTCAGCACCGGGCCGCTGTCCAGGCGCATACCACGCGGCAGTTGCCACCAGCCCGTGTCCAGGGTGCCGACGCCCTTGCTGGGTTTATTTAGCCCCATCAGTACACCCCCAGGGCGCGAATACTCGCGCTCCCTGATGTTCCGGTCCAGACGTGGAGCGATTTCACCCGCAGCGGGATGTCGCTGATGCTCTCACCGGGGAGCAGTTTCAGGAATCTGCCCGCGCCACTGTCTGCGGCGTTGAAACTCAGGGAGACGGTTTCGGTGGCGCTGTCGTTGGTGATGTAGGCGATATAGCTCACATCGAATGGCACGGCGGTAGCTGCCTGCACAGCGGTAACGTTGGCGGTCAGGTATTTGGTGTAGGTGCGGAGCGGTAGGCTCATGCCAGTTCCCCCTCAATGTTGACCGTAATGCTGCCCGCTGTCGGCGCGGCGGCCGCCAGCGCCTCAATTCGCAACTGATTCCCACTCTGCCCACTGAGCAGGTTATTCAGCCACGGGAAACTGAGCCGCTCCCAGAAATTGGTCCAGGTCAGGTTGGAGGCTCCGACGGGCGGTGGGTCGGTGCATTCAACGCTGCGAACGCTCCAGGAGCGAGATTTCCCAGCGCGGAATGCGGCCTGAGGACATTATAGTCGGCCCTCCAATCTTCGATCTTCTCCGCGGCATCCTCCATCGACAGGAACCAATGGGCATTCAGGCACTCATCCCGGAAACTCCCATTGAACGATTCGATGTGGGCATTGTCCTGAGGGCGCCCAGGACGGGAGAAATCCAGTGTCACCCGCTGCTCGTAGGCCCACAAATCCAGGGCCTTACTGACGAACTCACTGCCATTGTCCACCTGGATGCGCTCGGGGGCCCCCCGAGCGCTCGTGACTGAACGCATGATCTCCACCACCCGCTCGGCACGGATGCTGACGTCCACATGAATGGCCAGACATTCTCGGGAATACACGTCCAGCAGCGTCAATGCTCTGAACCGCCGGCCGTTGAATAACGCGTCTGAAACGAAATCCATCGACCACACCTGGTTCACCTTCACTGGATCTGTTCGCGCGGCACGGTGTGCCGCGCTCACCCGCCGACGGGGACGCTTCATCCGGAGGTTCAGCCCCGCCTGTCGGTAGAGCCGGTAGAGGCGCTTGTGATTGATCTGCCAGCCTTCCCGCTGCATCAGGATGTGAATCCGCCGGTACCCGTATCGGACGCGGGTCTGGGCGATCTCGGTCATGCGCTGGACGATCACCGGCTCGTTCGGTGGACGTCGTGGCAGGTACCTCAAGGTGCTTCGCGAGGCGCGAAGCACCCGGCAGGCCCGCCGCTCGCTGACCCGATACCCATCCTGAAGGTGGGTGACCAGGCCGTGACGCTGGGCGGGCTTCAGAGCTTTGATTTGATGACGTCCTGCAGCATGACTTTGTCCAGGCTCAGGTCTGCGACCAGCTGTTTGAGCTTGCGGTTTTCCTCCTCAAGCTGCCTTAGGCGCCGCAGTTCACTGACTCCCAGGCCACTGAATTTCTTCTTCCAGTGGTAAAAGGTCGATTCGGCGATGCCCATCTTCCGGCAGATTTCCCCGATAGAGACGCCAGTTTCAGCCTGTTTGAGCGCGAACGCGATCTGCTCTTCGGTGTGCTTCTTTCCCTTCATGCTGACCTCCGGGGATGGACCCCGTCATGATGTCAGACCCTCCATTCTCATCTGGACTCGTTTTCAGGGAGCAGGTCAAGAACCAAACTACGTCTGAAAGCCGTGCTGGTGCATATCTTTCCTGCGTGAACGAGAGCACACGCTGAGGCGGAGGTGGTGCGCCTATGACCCGGTTC is drawn from Deinococcus ficus and contains these coding sequences:
- a CDS encoding acyltransferase: MSRVKFLAAQRLIAQLPATRMFEQKRQLLRWAGVQVGGGTRIHSGAHFDTAHVVLGEDIWIGGGVFIGGNPGAPVVIEDNVDIAPRVMIITGSHEVGGATRRAGPGFSKGVTIGRGSWLGAGSLVMPGVTLGPGSIVAAGSVVTKDVPPNSLVAGVPARLVRALEE
- a CDS encoding lipopolysaccharide biosynthesis protein encodes the protein MPILPAKLQVLRGSSVVKYGLTNLLPRSVAILSTLVITPLAIQKLGVLEYGLWALATLIPNLVSSPDFGITYGVVNEMGRVQHEKGNLMSERERLLGLARVLRLIALVWLCLGALGIGWYAFGPGTTPGVEPERMYAALMLALGIFVMGISPSLWGRVQLAQERGHEYVQWEGAGKVISFVSSLIVLWLVPNLFTLIVAALLPNVVMAMVNARRYIRNDLGPQTEPSWPLRRILQDNRRVFSAGKYYVAFQLTFLIGTAVDPFIVNGLLGAQDVTYLTVARRPFEALPLAVTLFSTALWPVFYRLNIANEIGQLKRLLGRITFGSVGILLLLSTLIVVLAGPIYGYLGQGKLIVNQVDLVWIAVQTLASTVILVFNNYMSAMDLLRSQMWVQIIASTAGLIAKYMALKYLGLSGYFPVASIVYVTLALLPMAWLTLRHLRVRQAELRRV
- a CDS encoding glycosyltransferase family 4 protein, encoding MRRIVLWQPVHSPHQFALINALSRHEGQYDVVLVVSREVGEMRAGLNWGTEKYEHVQVHQAPSPAEIDLLVKHHPTESVHIFSGLEADAIGKAALNACIRHGAKVAIMAESPTHQGPTLKGLATRVKYARLAVRYRRFISHLFTIGAATPRFYESVGFKGVRMVPFGYYIDHPRRTPAPREGNTVRLLFVGRASPAKGGELLLNALAQVSGDWHLTLVTQGPERPTWETQVSRLGLSDRVQFTDFEANEQVQQRMANSDLLILPNTGKEGWGAVVNEALLQGTPVLCTTWTGAQDLVRAAPGGGKVVKPQLEDLKLGLQAFVDQGPRTSEMRATTSSWAQETISGAAAADLMVKSLLT
- a CDS encoding O-antigen ligase family protein gives rise to the protein MTVAAPLPLPSVRVSFVGLCAPLAFVAALVPGGIFISVLLLLYLAFHGRALDALATLVLLTLSNPIMFTMTGLDLLRYVVLLTSLGLLWPGWKITDLNVAWSISLLAALIVFNSLVVSPIPSISLFKGGLLIFTLWTLFNTRKGDWDGFALRIDRAIPWYLLLSLPTLFIPSIGFARNGTGFQGLTNQPQAFGVISALLASWLIYRLWNVKAGLPLPIGLICAGVLLTSIILSEARTALLGLTAAFLFTWLIQMLRSARHLGLKILSSFLLIGAGVAATQTATFAYFLSKGTDASAPLEAASDSRGFLVERSLSNFQREPLLGIGFGIPSDVETAQVTYAPVVDIPISVALEKGVWVSATLEEQGVIGMGAIIILCLTLVVYAIKTGRYMGIPLLAFLLASNLGEMTMYSMGGLGLLLWLAVFAAFRIEDQSLPRSQ
- a CDS encoding polysaccharide deacetylase family protein, whose amino-acid sequence is MGLNKPSKGVGTLDTGWWQLPRGMRLDSGPVLSLQMDDGYLSQEEDAALVAEYGGTCTIYVSSGRRADHPTNPNPSYMPATKWPELEKLGVEIGGHTVDHLYRVTGGYTYAQHVQDARDNYRAMRAAGVRYPFGHAYPFGERDAAVTRATRRFFQYGRTSINSFSISKANILHEGNRRKFEPPGIPLDTLFKEGAAGGPLTRLREAQMLDAVRGGYGISAYWHARTDVADGIDKRPGLLRTLQFARLIGLPVRSLASVVRSYNLAYGVLEHNFETGWEMAYSGGATASNYALSIVDDNTSYGGISHAKITIANVTHGMMGTLRPVNGRLIAVEPGRTYRLGVRYRTAGGAAIATTWAGGGLKLGAYTYGPDQNTPVVTTYGTRTLTGAAAFENGLLEWDFTIPAGAGWLRPFVFLECITAPATIEVSFLEVVEVGVEDLTREA
- a CDS encoding IS3 family transposase (programmed frameshift), yielding MKGKKHTEEQIAFALKQAETGVSIGEICRKMGIAESTFYHWKKKFSGLGVSELRRLRQLEEENRKLKQLVADLSLDKVMLQDVIKFKALKPAQRHGLVTHLQDGYRVSERRACRVLRASRSTLRYLPRRPPNEPVIVQRMTEIAQTRVRYGYRRIHILMQREGWQINHKRLYRLYRQAGLNLRMKRPRRRVSAAHRAARTDPVKVNQVWSMDFVSDALFNGRRFRALTLLDVYSRECLAIHVDVSIRAERVVEIMRSVTSARGAPERIQVDNGSEFVSKALDLWAYEQRVTLDFSRPGRPQDNAHIESFNGSFRDECLNAHWFLSMEDAAEKIEDWRADYNVLRPHSALGNLAPGAFAALNAPTHRPSEPPT